From Synoicihabitans lomoniglobus, the proteins below share one genomic window:
- a CDS encoding thioredoxin family protein encodes MSSAAKNTFTLDLGAPAPDFRLPATDGKTYGLADFADATFLVVFFTCNHCPFVTGSDEVTRKTAERFAGQGVRFVGINANSVNTYAEDSFAHMVERMAQHQFPWIYLHDESQDVARAYGALRTPLFYVFDTARRLVYTGRGTDSPRVAADITVNDLANALEDVVAGRPVGTPQTNPIGCNVKWDGKDAHWMPADACDLI; translated from the coding sequence ATGAGCTCCGCCGCTAAAAACACCTTCACTCTCGATCTCGGGGCGCCCGCGCCAGACTTTCGACTGCCGGCCACGGATGGGAAAACCTACGGGCTCGCCGACTTCGCGGATGCCACGTTTTTGGTCGTGTTTTTCACCTGCAATCATTGCCCGTTCGTCACCGGGTCCGACGAGGTGACGCGCAAGACCGCCGAGCGTTTTGCGGGTCAGGGCGTGCGGTTCGTCGGCATCAATGCCAACAGCGTGAACACCTACGCGGAAGACTCGTTCGCCCACATGGTCGAGCGCATGGCGCAGCATCAGTTTCCGTGGATCTACCTGCACGACGAAAGCCAGGATGTAGCCCGGGCGTATGGCGCGCTGCGCACCCCGCTCTTTTACGTGTTCGATACCGCCCGACGTTTGGTTTACACGGGACGCGGCACCGACAGCCCGCGAGTGGCCGCCGATATCACAGTCAACGATCTCGCAAACGCGCTCGAAGATGTGGTGGCGGGCCGCCCGGTCGGCACCCCGCAGACAAATCCCATTGGTTGCAATGTGAAGTGGGACGGCAAGGACGCCCACTGGATGCCGGCCGACGCCTGCGATTTGATTTAG
- a CDS encoding STAS/SEC14 domain-containing protein, giving the protein MHSITRTDSDRLAILLQGKFDADEMDDVLSVFVTKSVGMQDGKLLIHANDYQMPTFEAMRLELSRLSELMPVIHRFSRVAVIAEKAWVRKMSEWEGAVIPDLEIKAFEPTATVDAENWLGARESSPSQ; this is encoded by the coding sequence ATGCATTCGATAACTCGCACCGATTCCGACCGTCTCGCCATCCTGCTGCAGGGCAAATTTGACGCCGATGAAATGGACGACGTGCTGAGCGTTTTCGTCACCAAGAGCGTCGGTATGCAGGACGGCAAACTGCTGATCCACGCGAACGATTACCAAATGCCCACATTCGAAGCCATGCGCCTCGAGTTATCACGATTGTCAGAGTTGATGCCGGTCATCCATCGCTTCAGTCGTGTGGCGGTCATCGCCGAAAAAGCGTGGGTGAGAAAAATGAGCGAGTGGGAGGGGGCCGTGATCCCGGACTTGGAAATCAAAGCTTTCGAACCGACTGCAACGGTAGACGCCGAAAACTGGCTCGGGGCGCGCGAATCATCCCCCTCCCAATAA
- a CDS encoding zeta toxin family protein: MPAKSRPLPALTVLAGVNGAGKSSIGGEALQAAGAVYFNPDEYAHQLRSRETLSQVKANAIAWAYGKAKLEAAIAQGTDFTFESTLGGKTITNLLTRAAGKSHQIDIWFVGLKSVDLHLQRVASRVAQGGHPIPEAAIRQRWIGSHENIIRLIPHVTTLRLFDNSPEVAEGEIPDPTLLLSIQNGQLAYPGPDVLSTTPQWAKPIVAAAYRHFGLMG, translated from the coding sequence ATGCCCGCTAAGAGTCGCCCCCTCCCTGCTCTCACGGTGCTCGCCGGTGTCAACGGGGCGGGGAAAAGCAGCATCGGCGGCGAGGCGCTGCAGGCGGCGGGCGCGGTCTACTTCAATCCCGATGAGTATGCTCACCAACTGCGGTCGCGGGAGACGTTGTCCCAAGTGAAAGCCAACGCGATCGCATGGGCCTACGGTAAAGCGAAGCTCGAAGCCGCCATCGCCCAAGGAACTGACTTCACCTTCGAATCCACGCTCGGCGGGAAAACGATCACGAATCTTCTCACCCGAGCAGCCGGGAAAAGTCACCAAATCGATATCTGGTTTGTCGGTCTGAAATCGGTGGACCTTCATCTGCAGCGGGTTGCCAGTCGCGTCGCCCAAGGAGGTCATCCCATCCCGGAGGCCGCCATTCGCCAGCGCTGGATCGGGAGCCACGAAAACATCATTCGTTTGATCCCGCATGTGACTACATTGCGCTTGTTTGACAATTCGCCCGAAGTGGCGGAAGGCGAGATCCCGGACCCCACATTGCTCCTCTCGATTCAGAACGGTCAGTTGGCCTACCCTGGTCCCGATGTCCTTTCCACTACTCCGCAGTGGGCCAAACCAATCGTTGCTGCCGCCTATCGCCATTTTGGTTTGATGGGTTAA
- a CDS encoding type II toxin-antitoxin system VapC family toxin has product MSESAAYIDTSCLLKLLFPEPESAAVAGLIAEEAEVVVSALARVEAEQQIVARRLGGFFNLNRQRKVQTELRRLLELDPFVTPPSGGTLWDLALNQVAKAKVQCRTLDRLHLASMAELGITRLITHDKRQAAAARDLGFEVIMPE; this is encoded by the coding sequence ATGAGTGAATCCGCCGCCTACATCGACACGAGTTGCTTGTTGAAGCTGTTGTTCCCCGAACCTGAATCAGCGGCCGTGGCGGGGTTGATTGCCGAGGAAGCTGAAGTGGTGGTCTCTGCGCTCGCTCGCGTAGAGGCGGAACAGCAGATCGTGGCGCGTCGGTTGGGTGGATTTTTCAACCTGAACCGACAGCGCAAGGTGCAGACTGAGCTACGACGGCTGCTGGAATTGGATCCGTTCGTCACGCCGCCCAGCGGCGGCACGCTGTGGGACCTCGCATTGAACCAGGTCGCGAAAGCCAAGGTGCAATGCCGCACCCTCGATCGGCTCCACTTGGCCAGTATGGCCGAACTGGGCATCACTCGGTTGATCACCCACGACAAACGTCAGGCCGCAGCCGCACGCGATCTCGGTTTCGAGGTGATCATGCCTGAGTAG
- a CDS encoding type II toxin-antitoxin system Phd/YefM family antitoxin, with product MADVSATVLKNKFSEVVRLASREPLAITRHNRREFVILTAERYEEIQQSRLAPLQSLSADFDQMVAKMNTAPDRKARASFFKASAVKPSPALAKLKKQRAHAR from the coding sequence ATGGCCGACGTCTCGGCCACTGTGCTCAAAAACAAGTTCAGCGAGGTCGTGCGCCTCGCTTCCCGGGAGCCGCTGGCGATTACTCGCCACAACCGGCGTGAGTTCGTGATTCTCACCGCCGAGCGTTACGAAGAAATCCAGCAGAGCCGCCTGGCACCGCTGCAAAGTCTGTCCGCCGACTTTGACCAGATGGTCGCCAAAATGAACACCGCGCCGGACCGGAAGGCCCGGGCAAGTTTCTTCAAGGCGTCAGCGGTCAAGCCCAGCCCGGCATTGGCGAAGTTGAAAAAGCAACGCGCGCATGCCCGCTAA
- a CDS encoding PEP-CTERM sorting domain-containing protein — MFRLTFKFLSLSLALNVGAISLAAQSITSAVWNTATTGTIGTTDITISGLVGSGFFEADLTTSDFSFAPQSATEQTVSFDTLSDWTVTLSEPGDLYLYAIWWRGYEWEFDHEFSVVSGLTNINMPTSSSFQTTGGWGNGILLFENVSSLTLSTSNSDNSGQVMTFGLATASAVPEPSSYGLLAGAAMGLVGMTRRRKLRSPQAEAV, encoded by the coding sequence ATGTTTCGACTCACATTCAAGTTCCTCTCGCTCTCTCTCGCCCTCAACGTTGGCGCAATTTCACTGGCGGCGCAGTCGATCACCTCGGCGGTTTGGAACACGGCCACCACCGGCACCATTGGCACGACTGATATCACGATTTCGGGCTTGGTGGGTTCGGGATTTTTCGAGGCCGATCTCACCACGTCCGACTTTTCATTCGCCCCTCAATCAGCCACCGAACAAACAGTTTCCTTTGACACTCTATCCGATTGGACCGTCACGCTTTCCGAGCCGGGTGACCTCTACCTCTACGCGATTTGGTGGAGAGGATATGAATGGGAGTTTGATCACGAATTCAGCGTCGTTTCCGGACTCACCAATATCAACATGCCGACATCGAGTTCATTTCAAACCACTGGCGGCTGGGGCAATGGTATCCTGCTCTTTGAAAACGTCAGCAGCCTGACGCTTTCGACTTCAAATTCCGATAATAGCGGTCAGGTCATGACCTTCGGACTGGCGACAGCCAGCGCTGTGCCGGAGCCCTCCTCTTATGGTTTGTTGGCGGGTGCCGCCATGGGCTTGGTGGGAATGACGCGTCGCCGCAAATTGCGGTCACCTCAGGCTGAGGCGGTTTAA
- a CDS encoding CpXC domain-containing protein, whose translation MSQAKEVTVSCPQCAHAQAFTTWSSINVASHPEKLAELKSGALHRFVCAACGKQTEINYPVLYHHPARRCMVWLQGADDSNDAHGLPTGEVLQGYRLRVVRSRNHLVEKTHLIDLDLDDRIMELYKLIIRANDNRLSTGDLLFAGLGTGQQGVAELQFAIVNESGTQFIGTPQETYAEFASQFIPVVDAEPLEPGQWHRVDEAYASGVIRRNGLGN comes from the coding sequence ATGAGCCAAGCCAAAGAGGTTACCGTTTCCTGTCCCCAGTGCGCGCACGCGCAGGCATTTACGACGTGGAGCTCCATCAATGTAGCATCGCATCCGGAAAAGTTGGCGGAGCTGAAAAGCGGGGCCTTGCATCGGTTTGTCTGCGCGGCGTGTGGGAAGCAGACCGAGATCAATTATCCCGTGTTGTATCACCATCCGGCGCGGCGGTGCATGGTGTGGTTGCAGGGGGCTGACGACTCGAACGACGCCCACGGTTTGCCCACTGGAGAAGTGTTGCAAGGTTACCGTCTGCGGGTGGTCCGGTCTCGCAATCACCTCGTGGAGAAAACGCACCTCATCGACCTGGATCTTGATGACCGGATTATGGAGCTCTACAAACTGATCATTCGCGCCAACGACAACCGCCTCTCGACGGGCGATCTGCTGTTCGCTGGACTGGGCACCGGCCAGCAGGGCGTGGCAGAGCTGCAATTCGCCATCGTGAACGAATCAGGCACCCAATTTATCGGAACGCCTCAGGAAACATACGCGGAGTTCGCCAGCCAGTTCATTCCGGTCGTCGATGCCGAGCCGCTGGAACCCGGGCAATGGCACCGGGTCGATGAGGCCTACGCCAGCGGCGTCATCCGTCGCAATGGATTGGGAAATTAA
- a CDS encoding (2Fe-2S)-binding protein yields the protein MSNYTLKVNGQNLTVDAAPDTPLLWVLRDHLNLVGTKYGCGMGLCGACTVHLNGEAVRSCQLPVSTIGARGITTIEGLDPDGVSAVKEAWNEVDVPQCGYCQSGQIMSAAALLTSNPEPTDSDIDSAMVGNICRCGTYVRIRQAIHLAAEKAAMKANA from the coding sequence ATGAGCAACTATACCCTGAAGGTGAACGGTCAGAACCTGACCGTCGACGCCGCCCCTGATACACCCCTGCTGTGGGTGTTACGCGATCATCTGAATCTTGTCGGCACCAAGTATGGTTGCGGCATGGGACTTTGCGGGGCCTGCACCGTGCACCTCAATGGTGAGGCCGTGCGCTCGTGCCAATTGCCCGTTTCCACCATTGGAGCCCGGGGCATCACCACCATCGAGGGACTTGATCCCGACGGCGTCAGCGCCGTCAAAGAGGCATGGAACGAGGTCGACGTGCCACAGTGCGGTTACTGCCAATCCGGTCAGATCATGAGCGCGGCCGCTTTGCTCACGAGTAATCCCGAACCGACCGACTCCGACATCGACTCGGCCATGGTCGGCAACATCTGCCGATGCGGCACCTACGTGCGGATTCGCCAAGCCATTCACCTCGCCGCCGAAAAAGCCGCGATGAAAGCCAACGCCTGA
- a CDS encoding TspO/MBR family protein has translation MSRWLALFLFLLAAFAVAGIGGVATASSVREWYPSLAKPPWNPPSWVFGPAWTLLYTLMSIAAWRVWLRREEFGSLANQLLGLHGVQLVLNALWSILFFGLRRPDLALVDIVILLTLLVVMQCRLARLDKPAARLWVPYVAWVAFALSLNLAIWWLN, from the coding sequence ATGTCTCGTTGGCTTGCGCTTTTCTTGTTCCTGCTGGCCGCATTCGCCGTGGCCGGTATCGGCGGGGTGGCGACCGCGTCGAGTGTGCGCGAATGGTATCCCAGCTTGGCCAAGCCTCCATGGAATCCGCCGAGCTGGGTATTCGGACCTGCTTGGACGCTGCTCTATACATTAATGAGTATCGCCGCGTGGCGGGTTTGGCTGCGACGCGAGGAATTTGGATCGCTTGCTAACCAGTTGCTGGGGTTGCACGGCGTGCAGCTGGTGTTGAACGCGCTATGGTCGATCCTGTTTTTCGGTCTACGCCGCCCCGACCTCGCCCTCGTCGACATTGTCATCCTACTCACGTTGTTGGTCGTCATGCAGTGCCGACTCGCACGGCTCGATAAACCCGCGGCCAGGCTTTGGGTGCCATACGTCGCGTGGGTGGCGTTCGCCCTGAGCTTGAACCTCGCGATTTGGTGGCTGAATTGA
- a CDS encoding DUF5069 domain-containing protein translates to MTPSHFNFPNQFRTLYDKAVVLYRSGQRGAENYFNADESAWLSANGLTAQTIYDYAEDDVSEGTPGFAHAAAIESVRRDYFFNVQQAVASTVVADASSWPGKSETLEGITWLPRILPKARAKLRGELPASMMYCCGGDRHFFRTHDINPAEFLNLIWRCGDDDAAIAAWVKARSRAPVEV, encoded by the coding sequence ATGACGCCTTCCCACTTCAATTTTCCCAACCAATTCCGCACGCTCTACGACAAGGCAGTCGTGCTCTACCGCTCCGGCCAACGCGGCGCGGAAAACTACTTTAACGCCGATGAATCCGCCTGGCTGTCCGCCAACGGACTGACCGCCCAGACGATCTACGACTACGCGGAGGACGACGTGAGCGAGGGCACCCCGGGGTTTGCCCACGCTGCCGCGATCGAATCCGTCCGCCGGGACTACTTTTTCAATGTGCAGCAAGCGGTTGCCTCCACCGTCGTGGCCGACGCGTCCAGCTGGCCGGGCAAGTCCGAGACCCTCGAGGGCATCACGTGGCTTCCCCGCATCCTGCCCAAGGCCCGCGCCAAACTGCGCGGCGAGCTACCCGCATCGATGATGTATTGCTGCGGCGGTGACCGTCACTTTTTCCGCACGCACGACATCAATCCCGCCGAGTTTCTCAATTTGATCTGGCGCTGCGGTGACGATGACGCCGCCATCGCCGCCTGGGTCAAAGCTCGCTCCCGCGCTCCGGTCGAAGTTTGA
- a CDS encoding type II toxin-antitoxin system Phd/YefM family antitoxin codes for MKTISIRDLRQKWPAVERGLKTTGGMLITRGNKPVARLLPIEPESEKSRKRFDPAAQATWLKATWGKQPTVPWVDAALDLDRDDE; via the coding sequence ATGAAGACGATTTCCATTCGCGACCTACGGCAGAAGTGGCCGGCCGTGGAGCGGGGTCTCAAGACGACCGGTGGCATGTTAATCACTCGGGGGAATAAGCCGGTGGCGCGCTTGTTGCCGATCGAGCCGGAGAGCGAAAAGTCACGGAAGCGGTTTGACCCCGCCGCACAGGCCACATGGTTGAAAGCGACGTGGGGCAAGCAGCCGACTGTTCCTTGGGTGGATGCTGCGTTGGATCTTGACCGGGACGATGAGTGA
- a CDS encoding ribonuclease R family protein: MKFSKSLLQHVSAAAYRPVNETELGRQIGINKKQRRLFSHEVRLLLASGELKLVAGDKITAPHAAGGGHGDGTLTGKLRFRTGGSAMVIIDRAAHPDAPEVVQIAAEDAANGFNGDVVRIQLDTRPNQRRNARKPRGDEPRGRVTEIIDRGTDIVVGTLRRVRKRYYVSPDDPKFVHDIAVEDPADAKLSPAPDEGDKVVVRLQEWTNTTRAPDGRIIERLGRQWEAQAEMLGVFRKFNLDPKFPANVQAEVAALPDHVMPRDLTARLDYRKIPTFTIDPDDAKDFDDALSIEFLPDDQIKIGIHIADVSAYVKPGTELDKEAQTRGNSTYLVGTVIPMLPEKLSNGLCSLVEAQDRLTKAVFLTFDKKRRVISSAYANTVIRSRKRLTYKQAYTLLKEDDLQAARDLPLPPKHQTGSTGRALKSLTDKELGDLQSWVRTLWSLASKLRRDRMNRGSLDLDMPETKVFVDEFGYAERLELIEHDESHQLIEEFMLAANEAVAHLTKKHKLPSVYRVHDDPDDEKLGELRQHLATFGIKVGDLTNREEVTKLLRLLRTHPQGHVLRTSLLRSLKKAAYRASPDGHYGLCKGDYTHFTSPIRRYADLVVHRIIDHYLITQGGWPMPAGYKFNYTQEKAERLGEHLSITETNSQEAERESVKIKTLEFFERDLAKREPTTFPAIITDVRQHGLFIELEQSMTFGFLPTHALGDDYYSLTDDNTAMIGRKTKKRYELNGRIPVQVAKVDRVKRMIDFKLAADSQSETSPAEGIATTLQHRPHPKSKQGTKPKQRPGAQAHRKGPRKPGGKRRR; this comes from the coding sequence ATGAAGTTCAGTAAATCCCTGCTGCAGCACGTCAGTGCCGCCGCCTACCGCCCCGTCAACGAGACCGAGCTCGGCCGTCAAATCGGCATCAACAAGAAACAGCGCCGCCTCTTTTCCCACGAGGTCCGCCTCCTGCTCGCCAGCGGTGAGCTCAAACTTGTCGCCGGCGACAAAATCACCGCCCCCCACGCCGCCGGCGGCGGCCACGGCGACGGCACCCTCACCGGCAAGCTCCGCTTCCGCACCGGCGGTTCCGCCATGGTCATCATCGATCGCGCCGCCCATCCCGACGCCCCCGAGGTCGTGCAAATCGCCGCCGAAGACGCCGCCAACGGTTTCAACGGCGACGTCGTGCGCATCCAGCTCGACACCCGCCCCAACCAGCGCCGAAACGCCCGCAAACCGCGCGGCGACGAGCCCCGCGGCCGCGTCACCGAGATCATTGATCGCGGCACCGACATCGTTGTCGGCACCCTGCGCCGCGTGCGCAAACGTTACTACGTTTCCCCAGACGATCCCAAATTCGTGCACGACATTGCCGTCGAAGACCCCGCCGACGCCAAACTCTCCCCCGCGCCCGACGAGGGCGACAAGGTCGTCGTGCGCCTCCAGGAGTGGACCAATACCACCCGCGCCCCCGACGGCCGCATCATCGAGCGCCTCGGCCGCCAATGGGAGGCGCAGGCCGAGATGCTCGGCGTGTTCCGCAAGTTCAACCTCGACCCCAAGTTCCCCGCCAACGTCCAGGCCGAGGTCGCCGCGCTGCCCGATCATGTCATGCCGCGCGATCTCACCGCTCGTCTCGACTACCGCAAGATTCCGACGTTCACCATCGACCCCGACGACGCCAAAGACTTCGACGACGCCCTGTCCATCGAGTTTCTGCCCGACGACCAGATCAAGATCGGCATCCACATCGCCGACGTTTCGGCCTATGTGAAACCAGGCACCGAACTCGACAAGGAAGCCCAGACTCGCGGCAACTCCACCTACCTCGTCGGCACCGTCATCCCGATGTTGCCCGAGAAACTCTCCAACGGCCTCTGCTCGCTCGTCGAAGCCCAGGACCGTCTCACCAAAGCCGTCTTCCTCACCTTCGACAAAAAGCGCCGCGTCATCAGCAGCGCCTACGCCAATACGGTCATCCGCAGCCGCAAGCGCCTCACCTACAAACAGGCCTACACGCTCCTCAAGGAAGATGACCTGCAGGCCGCCCGCGACCTGCCGCTCCCTCCCAAGCACCAGACCGGCTCCACCGGCCGCGCGTTAAAATCACTCACCGACAAAGAACTCGGCGACCTGCAGTCGTGGGTGCGCACGCTCTGGTCGCTCGCCTCCAAACTCCGCCGCGACCGCATGAACCGCGGCAGCCTCGATCTCGACATGCCCGAGACCAAGGTCTTCGTCGACGAATTCGGTTACGCCGAACGCCTCGAACTCATCGAGCACGACGAAAGCCATCAACTCATCGAAGAGTTCATGTTGGCCGCCAACGAAGCCGTCGCCCACCTCACCAAGAAGCACAAGCTGCCCTCCGTCTACCGCGTCCACGACGACCCCGACGACGAAAAACTCGGCGAACTCCGCCAGCACTTGGCGACGTTCGGCATCAAAGTCGGCGACCTCACCAACCGCGAAGAAGTCACCAAACTCCTCCGCCTCCTGCGCACCCATCCGCAAGGCCACGTGCTGCGCACCTCCCTGCTACGTTCGCTCAAGAAAGCCGCCTACCGGGCCTCGCCCGACGGGCACTACGGTCTGTGCAAAGGCGACTACACCCACTTCACGTCACCAATTCGTCGATACGCCGACCTTGTGGTGCACCGCATCATCGACCACTACCTCATCACGCAAGGCGGCTGGCCCATGCCCGCCGGTTACAAGTTCAACTACACCCAGGAAAAAGCGGAACGCCTCGGCGAACACCTCAGCATCACCGAAACCAATTCCCAGGAAGCCGAACGCGAGAGCGTCAAAATCAAGACGCTCGAATTCTTCGAGCGCGACCTCGCCAAACGCGAACCCACGACCTTCCCCGCCATCATCACCGACGTGCGCCAACACGGTCTCTTCATCGAGCTGGAGCAGTCGATGACCTTTGGCTTTTTACCCACCCACGCGCTCGGTGACGACTACTACAGCCTCACCGACGACAACACGGCGATGATCGGTCGCAAGACGAAGAAACGCTACGAACTCAACGGCCGCATCCCGGTGCAAGTCGCCAAAGTCGACCGCGTCAAACGCATGATCGACTTCAAGCTCGCCGCCGACAGCCAAAGCGAAACAAGCCCCGCCGAAGGCATCGCCACGACGCTCCAGCACCGCCCGCACCCCAAGTCCAAACAAGGCACCAAACCCAAGCAACGCCCCGGCGCCCAAGCCCACCGTAAAGGCCCCCGCAAACCCGGCGGCAAACGCCGCCGCTAA
- a CDS encoding restriction endonuclease, whose translation MDKTEASVRAAIALILLTAFGIGGMKGFVPALVSVLFFLFGLALLVGVIWLIVRSLKKRPAATSDISKSEPSAQYSSALQLPKRENSSNMPRVVWTSYEVEQALEKIDWFQFEKFCEALFSAEGFQVDRKGGAHPDGGVDLVVSKDGLSALIQCKHWKTWQVQEKVVRELLGSMTHFGVQQAAIFCLRGGTEPARNFAAQHEIDIVDAAELGKRAVAMLGTDSLNRVLDSRSKHCPKCESPMVERNGKFGPFWGCSQFPRCRGKLEVGKAP comes from the coding sequence ATGGACAAGACCGAGGCTTCGGTTCGCGCCGCGATCGCGCTCATTCTTCTCACCGCCTTTGGCATCGGCGGGATGAAGGGATTCGTTCCGGCACTAGTTTCAGTCCTGTTTTTTCTGTTCGGACTGGCACTCTTGGTCGGCGTCATTTGGTTGATCGTTCGCTCTCTCAAAAAGCGCCCAGCGGCAACCTCAGATATCTCGAAATCTGAACCTTCCGCGCAGTATTCCTCTGCCCTCCAACTGCCAAAACGAGAGAACTCCTCGAATATGCCGCGCGTGGTCTGGACCTCATACGAAGTCGAGCAGGCGCTGGAGAAAATCGACTGGTTCCAATTCGAGAAATTCTGCGAAGCACTTTTCAGCGCGGAAGGCTTCCAGGTTGATCGAAAGGGCGGAGCTCATCCCGATGGCGGCGTTGACCTGGTGGTCTCGAAGGACGGCCTCTCGGCGCTGATCCAATGCAAGCACTGGAAAACCTGGCAGGTGCAGGAAAAAGTCGTGCGAGAACTGCTCGGCAGCATGACCCACTTCGGCGTGCAACAAGCCGCTATTTTTTGCCTGCGCGGTGGGACCGAACCCGCTCGAAATTTTGCCGCCCAGCACGAGATCGATATCGTCGATGCCGCCGAACTCGGAAAACGGGCGGTAGCGATGCTCGGAACCGATTCATTGAATCGGGTGTTGGATTCCCGTTCGAAGCATTGTCCGAAATGTGAGTCTCCGATGGTAGAACGAAACGGGAAATTCGGGCCGTTCTGGGGCTGTAGCCAATTTCCCCGCTGCCGCGGCAAACTGGAAGTCGGCAAAGCGCCCTGA
- a CDS encoding phosphatase PAP2 family protein, producing the protein MNDFKRAGWSSFSVSRWVWVVGGAAVLAFAYLVWRGAAGDFLAAENRLLVLLRDSSDPGRGIGPWWMEGVMRDLTGLGSTVVLTLTTIGVVGYLCLRRSWFAAGLVAASAGGGAVLVVGLKSLFSRPRPSVVPHLATEVSASFPSGHSMMASVVYLTLAVLLGQLVVRRRERVYFIAIGLFVVALVGVSRVYLGVHYPTDVLAGWSAGIAWALLCWVVAVNLQRRRAVETPPRG; encoded by the coding sequence ATGAACGATTTTAAGCGCGCAGGATGGAGCTCTTTTTCGGTGTCGCGGTGGGTTTGGGTGGTCGGGGGCGCGGCGGTGCTGGCGTTTGCTTATTTGGTGTGGCGGGGAGCGGCGGGAGATTTTTTGGCGGCCGAGAATCGTTTGCTGGTTTTGTTGCGCGATTCGTCCGATCCGGGGAGAGGCATCGGGCCGTGGTGGATGGAGGGGGTGATGCGGGATCTGACGGGGCTAGGCAGCACGGTCGTGCTCACACTTACGACGATCGGAGTCGTGGGTTATTTGTGTCTGCGGCGGTCGTGGTTCGCGGCGGGCTTGGTGGCGGCGTCGGCGGGAGGTGGCGCGGTTTTGGTGGTTGGGTTGAAATCATTGTTTTCCCGGCCTCGACCGTCAGTGGTGCCGCATTTGGCAACGGAGGTTTCGGCCAGTTTTCCGAGCGGGCATTCCATGATGGCGTCGGTGGTCTATCTCACGCTCGCGGTGCTGCTGGGGCAGTTGGTGGTCCGACGGCGCGAGCGCGTTTACTTCATCGCCATCGGCTTGTTCGTCGTGGCCTTGGTCGGCGTGAGTCGCGTGTATCTCGGCGTGCATTATCCCACCGATGTCTTGGCGGGGTGGTCGGCCGGTATTGCCTGGGCACTCTTGTGCTGGGTCGTCGCGGTTAACCTGCAACGGCGGCGTGCTGTGGAAACGCCGCCCCGAGGGTAG